One segment of Daphnia magna isolate NIES linkage group LG2, ASM2063170v1.1, whole genome shotgun sequence DNA contains the following:
- the LOC116917671 gene encoding 60S ribosomal protein L9, translating into MKQILVSQTVKVQEGVTVKVNARRVTVVGPRGKLTRDFKHLALDMQMIAKDELQVNKWFGKKKEIAAVRTVCSHVSNMIRGVTKGFEYKMRAVYAHFPINCVTSENNTVIEIRNFLGEKFIRKVKMMKGVTVVNSAGQKDELILQGNDIEAVSQSAAFIQQCVKVKNKDIRKFLDGIYVSEKAAVDKE; encoded by the exons ATGAAGCAGATTTTGGTGTCTCAGACCGTCAAAGTTCAGGAAGGTGTAACTGTTAAAGTAAATGCCAGGCGAGTGACCGTTGTTGGCCCTCGCGGTAAATTGACCCGCGATTTCAAACACTTGGCACTAGATATGCAG ATGATCGCTAAAGATGAACTCCAGGTTAACAAATGGTTTGGTAAGAAGAAGGAGATCGCTGCTGTCAGAACTGTCTGCTCTCACGTCTCCAACATGATCAGAGGAGTAACCAAG ggttttgaatacaaaatgCGTGCTGTATATGCCCATTTCCCCATCAACTGTGTCACATCTGAGAACAACACTGTCATTGAAATCCGTAACTTCTTGGGTGAAAAGTTCATCAGGAAAGTAAAGATGATGAAGGGAGTCACTGTAGTTAACTCTGCTGGCCAAAAAGATGAGCTGATACTCCAGGGAAATGACATTGAAGCAGTCTCCCAATCAG cTGCCTTCATCCAACAGTGTGTTAAGGTCAAGAACAAGGACATCAGAAAATTCCTTGATGGTATCTACGTCTCTGAAAAAGCAGCTGTAGATAAGGAGTAA
- the LOC116917669 gene encoding tumor susceptibility gene 101 protein, whose translation MDSYVSSHLQKYYKNPDKTKRDVQNLLQHYRGLQPKVETFVFNDGASKQLLCLGGTIPVHYKGSDYNIPVALWLLETHPINAPMVFVRPTSDMRLRISKHVDHNGKVYMPYLHVWSANESDLVALVQVMIIIFGEQPPVYSVAGQPQTNPAAGYPGSLAGYPPYPTSATAYPPATPYPPYPPVNGPSSNYPAYSGAYPPYPPTPGAITASAYPPYPTSTGVTSTQSTGTISEDHIRASLLSAVEDKVRRRLSEIFAQSQAEIETLKKTENELRMGQSKLEDLGRRLDQEQSEVERSIASLRERHTELEDSLGKLKSQDANFDVDEAVVTTAPIYRQLLNAYAEEAATEDAIYYLGEGLRRGVIELDVFLKNVRSLSRKQFMLRALMERCRQQAGLSA comes from the exons ATGGATTCGTACGTGAGTTCGCATTTGCAAAAG TATTATAAAAATCCGGATAAAACCAAACGGGATGTACAGAACTTGCTTCAACACTATAGAGGCCTACAGCCTAAAGTGGAAACCTTTG TGTTTAATGATGGTGCATCAAAACAGCTCTTGTGTCTTGGTGGAACAATTCCTGTTCATTACAAAG GAAGCGACTACAACATTCCTGTTGCCCTCTGGTTATTGGAGACCCATCCAATCAATGCCCCAATGGTATTTGTCAGACCAACATCTGATATGAGATTAAGAATTTCCAAGCATGTTGACCATAATGGAAAAGTTTACATGCCATATCTTCATGTTTGGTCAGCA AATGAGTCAGATCTTGTTGCACTTGTGCAAGTAATGATAATCATCTTTGGAGAACAGCCACCTGTGTATTCAGTTGCTGGACAACCCCAGACAAATCCCGCGGCAGGATATCCAGGATCGTTGGCAG GTTATCCACCGTATCCGACATCTGCCACTGCTTACCCTCCTGCGACTCCGTATCCACCATATCCTCCGGTGAATGGACCAAGCTCGAACTACCCAGCTTATTCGGGTGCATATCCGCCATACCCTCCTACTCCAGGAGCGATCACCGCTTCAGCATACCCTCCGTATCCAACTTCGACTGGTGTAACCAGTACACAGTCCACTGGAACCATTTCTGAAGACCATATCCGAGCGTCGTTGCTGTCGGCAGTTGAGGACAAG GTTCGAAGACGTCTTAGCGAAATATTCGCCCAGTCTCAGGCGGAAATTGAAACGCTAAAAAAGACAGAAAATGAGTTGCGCATGGGACAAAGTAAGCTGGAAGACTTGGGAAGACGACTGGACCAAGAACAG AGCGAAGTTGAACGTAGCATCGCCTCACTTAGAGAGCGACATACTGAACTGGAGGACTCATTAGGAAAACTCAAGTCACAAGATGCAAATTTTGACGTTGATGAAGCAGTCGTTACCACGGCACCGATATACAGACA ACTACTGAATGCCTATGCTGAAGAAGCAGCAACAGAGGATGCTATTTACTACTTAGGAGAGGGATTGAGACGAGGCGTTATCGAACTGGACGTTTTCCTCAAGAATGTCCGCTCTCTTTCACGTAAGCAGTTTATGTTGCGTGCATTGATGGAACGGTGCCGACAACAAGCTGGATTATCTGCTTAA